The Ornithinimicrobium faecis region GACCCCAGCCTCGACGAGGGCGTCTACGTCCAGTTCCGCGGGCCACACTATGAGACCCCCGCCGAGGTGCGGATGGCCAAGGTCATGGGCGGCGACCTGGTCGGCATGTCGACGACGCTGGAGGCGATCGCCGCCCGCGAGGCCGGCATGGACATCCTCGGCGTCTCCCTGGTCACCAACGCGGCAGCAGGCATCAGCAAGACGGCCCTGTCCCACCAAGAGGTCATCGAGGCAGGCCAGGCCGCGGCGCAGCGGTGCGGCACCCTCCTGGCCCAGATCATCAGCAGGATGTGAGTATGCCGACACCCACCGACCTCATCCCCCTCGCCGAGGCCTGGCTCACCGACGACCCCGACCCGCAGACGCGGAAGGAGTTGAGCGCGCTGCTCGAGGCAGCCCGGGTCTCCGACGAGACTGCCCTGGCCGACCTGGCCGACCGGTTCTCCGGCTTCCTGGAGTTCGGCACCGCCGGGCTGCGCGGCGCCCTCGGCGCCGGTCCCAACCGGATGAACCGCGTCGTGGTGATCCGCACCGCCGCCGGCCTCACGGCATACCTGAAGCAACGGGTCGACCCCCAGCCGACCGTGGTCATCGGCTTCGACGCCCGCCACAACTCTGACGTCTTCGCCCGGGACACCGCTGCCGTGGTGACCGCCGCCGGAGGGCGTGCCCTGGTGCTGCCCCGGCCGCTGCCGACCCCCGTGCTGGCTTTTGCCATCGGGCACCTCGGCGCTGACGCCGGGGTGATGGTGACCGCCAGTCACAACCCTCCCCAGGACAACGGCTACAAGGTCTATCTCGGTGACGGCTCCCAGATCGTCCCCCCGGCCGACGCGGACATCTCGGCGCACATCAGCGCGGTCACCAGCACCGCCGACGTGCCGCTGGCGGCCTCCGGCTGGGAGACGCTGGACGACCGGCTGCTCGAGGCCTATGTCGCGGCAGCGGCGGCGGTCGTCTCCCCCGACAGTCCACGCGAGGTGTCCATCGTGCACACTGCGCTGCACGGCGTCGGGTCGGACACTGTCCTGGCTGCCTTTGAGGCGGCCGGTTTCCCTGCCCCGCAGGCGGTGCTGACCCAGTCGGCTCCGGACCCGGAGTTCCCCACGGTGTCCTTCCCGAACCCCGAGGAGCCCGGAGCGATCGACGCCGCGCTCGCGCAGGCCCGCAAGGTCCAGCCCGACCTGGTCCTGGCCAACGACCCCGACGCCGACCGCTGCGCCGTGGCCGTCGAGGACCGGGGCGACTGGCGGATGCTGCGCGGCGACGAGGTCGGCGCACTGCTCGGTCAACACCTCATCAACCGCGGCATCGATCCCACCGGTGAGCGCACGGTGCTGGCCCGCTCCATCGTGTCCTCCCGGCTGCTCGGAGCGATGGCGCAGGCCGCTGGTCTGCGTGCCGAGGAGACCCTGACCGGCTTCAAGTGGATCGGTCGGGTGCCCGGCCTGCGCTTCGGCTATGAGGAAGCCCTGGGCTATTGCGTGGACCCCGGCACCGTGCCCGACAAGGACGGCATCACCGCGGCCCTACTGGTCGCCGAGTTGGCCGCGACCCTGAAGCAGCAGGGACGCACGCTGCTCGACCTGCTGGACGACCTGGCCCTGGCACACGGTGTCCACCAGACCGACGCCTTCTCGGTGCGGGTGGAGGACCTTGCTCTGATCGGCGCGGTGATGGAGCGTCTGCGGGCCACCCCACCGACCGAGCTCGGCGGTGTGGCCGTCACGTCAGTGGAGGACCTCGCCGACGGGGCTGGTGGACTGCCCCCGACCGAGGGCCTGCGCTATCTGCTCGCTGACGACACCCGGGTGATCGCCCGCCCGAGCGGCACCGAGCCGAAGCTCAAGGTCTATCTCGAGGCCATCGTCGCGGTCGAGACCGATGATCTGGCCGCGGCTCGCACCGAGGCGGACCGCCGGTTGGCCGCTGTGCGCGCCACCATGGAGGAACTCACCCGCGCCTGACCCACTCGCCCAGGAAGGCGTGGACCACCCATGTCACGTGGGGAGATGTCACGTGGGGAGATCCGGACCGTCCCGGGTCAGCCGACGAGCAGGACGACCACGAGGAAGACGATGGCCGCCGCGAGCGGCACGAGAGCGCCGAGCGCCCACGTGCGGTGCACTCCCTGCCCCGGCTCCGCCACCCCACCGTCCAGCTTCCAGCGCTGCCACTGCTTCTCCACGTGGCCCGCGACGACCTCTGCGTTGTTGCCCTCACGCGCTTTGCCCTTGGTCGTCGCCTCGGCGTAGCTGTCAATGTCCTTGCGGGGGCGCAGCTCGCGGCGAACCGGGATGGCCCACGAGCTGTGCTTGGTGCCGGCGTTGTCGATGAGCTCGAGCGCCCACTGGCGCTTGACCGCCGCCAACCGCTCAAAGGGCACGACCACATCGGTGACCAGGTTGCTCATCGCCACCCGGTCCGACTCGAGGCGCACGCTCGGGCGCAGCAGCACCACCCAGACGATCGCTGCAACCACGCCCAGGAACGCGGCCGGGGACAGCGGGTTGTTGCCCAGTCGCACCTCCACCGAGCCCATCACCACGGCCAGGCCCGCCACGGCCACCAGGATCACCCACCCGACGATGCGCGCGGGCAGGGTGCGATAGGTCTGGGACTCGGGGGCAGCCATGGTCCGGCCAGTGTAGGGCGCCACGCCTGGGCCGCTGCGCCCGTGGCCTGGGCCTGTCATCTGGGCACGTAAACTGCTGCCCCATGAGTGCCGAGTCCGCCCACCGTGCCCGGGTGCTGGTGCTCGCCGGACCCAGCGGCGCCGGCAAGTCGCGACTGGCTCGCAGGCTGCACGCGGCCCACGGCTGGCCCGTTGTGCAGCTCGACGACTTCTATCGTGACGTGGGCGACCCAGACCTGCCGATGAGCCCGCAGGCCGGTCTGCCCGACTGGGACGACGTGCGCTCCTGGAGGTTGGACGACGCGCTCACCGCCCTGGAGACGCTGTGCCGGGAGGGCATCGTGGAGGTGCCCGTCTATGACATCGCCACCTCCCGCGCGACCGGCACACACCAGGTGGAGCTGGGCGATCACCCGATCGTGATTGCCGAGGGCATCTTTGCCGCGGACACCATCGCGGGGCTGAAGGCTCGGGGCATCCTCGCCGCCGCCTGGTGCATCCGCAACCGCCCCTCCAAGACATTCGCGCGCCGCCTGATCCGAGACCTCGCTGAGCGACGCAAGCCGCCGCTCACCCTCGTGCGGCGGGGACTGACGCTCTGTCGGCTCGAGCCAGGTATCGTCGGTGCTCAACAGGCGCTGGGAGCCGAGCCGATGACCGCCCGCGAGGCCGAGGCGAGGGTCCCGCGCCTGACCGCACACACCGAGCAGGAGGGGCGCCGACGTGGGGCAGCACCCTGACGACAACCGTTGGTCATCCGGCCCGGACGAGGGCTCCGATCGAGATGACGCCTATTGGCAGCCGGGTCGCTATGTCGACTCGAGCACAGGCGACGAGAGTGACGCTGGCGACGCCGCATCCTCCGACGCCACCTCCCCCGATGCCATCTCGGCGGACGCCGACCAGGTGAGCGCCGCCCCCGACGGGGCGGGCCAGGTGCCGCCACCACCCCAGGGGCCGCCTGCACCTCCGTCCTACGGGCAGGCACCACCTCCCACCTATGGGCAGGGCTACGGCCAGGCACCACCGCCCAACTACGGACAGGGCTACGGCCAGGCACCACCGCCCAACTACGGACAGGGCTACGGCCAGGGTCAGGCGCCACCGCCCAACTACGGACAGGGCTACGGCCAGGCACCGCCTCCCGCCTACGGGCAGGGCTATCAACAGGGCTTTGGCCCGGGCGTGCCACCGCCGACCTACGGCCAGCCCGGGCAGTGGCACACCATGCCGCCCGAGGACCTGGTGCACATGCACCAGCCCGGCGTCATTCCCCTGCGTCCCCTGCGCCTCGGGGACATGTTCGAGGGCGCGCTGAAGACGATGCGGCGCAACCCCGAGGCCACAATCGGCATGGCGGTGCTCGTGCTCGCCGTGCTCATGGTGCCCTCACTGGCCATCTCGATGTTCATCCCGACCCTGTTCCCCGACCTGAACATGATCGACGCCCTCGCGATCGCGGGGATCGTGCCCACCCTGCTCAACTCGCTGGCCACCCTGGCGCTAAGCGGGTTCGTGATCTATGTGGTCAGCGAGGCCGCGCTGGGTGACCGGGTGGGCATCGGTCAGACCTGGAGCGCGGTCAAGGGACGCATCCCGGCGCTGATCGGCATCTCGATCCTGTCCTTCCTGATCATGTTCGTCCTCATGCTGGGCGTGATCCTGGCCATGGTGGCGTTCGGTGCCCTCCTCGGCCCAGTCGGTCTGATCCTGGTCGGCATCGCCTTCATCGGCATCATCCCGCTGTTCATGTGGCTCTATGCCCGGCTGTCCCTCGGCGCCGCGGCCGTCGTCCTGGAAAAGGCCGGACCCATCGGCGGGATCAAACGCTCGTGGGCGCTCACCGAGGGCAAGGCGGCCTGGCGCGTGCTCGGCATCAGCCTCCTGGCGGGCATCCTGTCCATGATCTTCGCCACCATCATCGCGAGCATCCTGGGGCTGCTGATCGGTCTGGTGATCGGACTGGTCTCCGGTGACATCAGCACCCAGTTCTATCTGCAGGTTGTTGTCGACCACGCCAGCACCTTCCTGATCGGTGCCATCGTCACGCCCTTCACGGCCGGAGTCGCCGCCCTGCTCTATCTCGACCAGCGCATGCGCCGCGAGGGTCTCGACGTCGGTCTGGTCCGCGCCGCTCAGGAGCGCGCCGCCGCGCGACGGAGCTGAGCGTGCTGGACCCCGACCGGGACCAGGCCCGCGAGCTGTTGGAGCGCGAGCTGTCCACCGCTGACTACAACCGGCCCGAGTCGTTCATCGCCAAGGCCCTGAACTGGTTCCTGGAGCGGATCAGCGGCCTGATCGAGATCATCCCCGGGTCCAGCGGGCTCTCCACCCTGATCCTGGGCATGGTCATCGCCATCGTCGCGGTGGCCATCTTCTTCGCGATCCGCGGCAGCCGTCGCTCGCGCAGGCTCACCTCGCCGGACACCGGACCGGTGCTGGCGGAGGCCGGGCTCAGCGCGGACGACTACCGGGCCCGTGCCGCCGCTGCCGCCCGGGCCGGCAACTGGGACGCGGTCCTGCTCGACTCCTATCGTGCGATCGCTGCCGCCACCGACGAGCGCGCCCTGCTCGATGAACTCCCGGGCACCACGGCGCACGAGATCGCCGTCGCCCTGCGCGACCCGTTTCCTGACCGGGCCAGCGACCTACTGAGCGCGGCCGACACCTTCGACGCTGTCTGCTATGGCGACCAGCACGCCACCCAGCACCAGGCCGAGCGAGTCCGCGAGCTGGACCGCGTGCTCGCCAAGGCCCGGCCCGTCAGGGTTGCCGGGTGACCGCCCGGACGGGGCGCCGCCTCGCACTGTGGGGCCTGGTCGTCCTCCTGATCGGGATCGGTGCAGCTGTCCTGGGGGGCATGCGCACCGCCAACGAGTTGCCGTTTGACCCGGACAATCCTGAGGACAACGGCATGCAGGCCCTGGCCCGCGTGCTCGAGCAGGAGGGCGTCGACGTCACCGTGGCTCGGGGGCTGCCGCAACTGCTCGGCACGACGGTCTCCTCCGACACGACGGTGTTGGTGGCTGGCACGGCCCTGATCGGCGAGGACGCCGGGGAGCAGATCAGTGCGTATGCCGAGGGTGCCGGTCGGGTGGTCGTCCTCAGCCCGGAGTCCAACACCGGAGCGGTCCTCGACCTGCCGGTCGAGGGTGGCAACTATGCCCAGGTCGGCGCGGCCGCACCACACTGCGAGGCGAGCCTGCTGACCTGGCGCGACGGCGACGAGATCAGCGGGGCCAACCGACTGGTCGAGATGACCAGCAACAGCGACGGCGACGAGACGTGCTTCCCGCCCACGCCCGGCTACAACGCCGGCGGCGCCCAGTCGGGCTTCGTCATCGAGTTGCCCGCCACCGGCGAGCGGCCCGACACGGTCGTGGCCGGCATCGCCACCTCCCTGACCAACCAGCACATCACCGATGACGCCAACGCCGCCGCAGGACTGCGACTGCTCGGGGCCCACCCACACCTGGTCTGGTATATCCCGGCTATCTCCGACGCCGGGGACACCGCTCCCCAGTCGCTGATCGACGTGCTCCCCGACGCCTTCGTGCCGTCCGTGGTGCTGCTCGTGCTGGCCCTGCTGGCCACCATGATCTGGCGGGGCCGCCGGCTCGGACCCGTGGTCACCGAACCGCTGCCGGCCATCATCCGATCGGTCGAGACCACGCAGAGCCGCAGCCGGATGTACCGCCGCGCCCAGGACCGCGACCGGGCCCTGGCCGCCCTGCAACTGGCGGCGCGGCGCCGCCTGGCGGCGCGTGTGGGTCTGACCAAGCACGCCCAGCCAGAACAGATCGTGCGGGCCGTCGCGGAGGCGACCGGTCGGCATACCGATGAGCTCCACCGGCTGCTGGTCGACGCCAGCGCGCCCGACGACGAGACACTGGTCCGGATCGCCCGCGAGGTGCGGTCCCTCGAGGAAGGGATGATCGGCTGATGACGACGAACGACGAGCTGGGCCGGGCCGGGGGTGCGGGGCAGGAGCCGCGTTCCCAGGAACAGGCCCGCGACGCCCTGCAACGGGTCCGCACCGAGGTGAGCAAGGCCCTGGTCGGGCAGGACCAGGCCGTCACCGGACTGATCGTGGCGCTGCTGGCCCGCGGCCACATCCTGCTCGAGGGGGTGCCCGGCGTCGCCAAGACGCTGATGGTGCGCACGCTGGCCGCGGCGCTGGACGTGGACACCAAACGGGTGCAGTTCACGCCCGACCTGATGCCCGGCGACGTCACCGGCTCGCTGGTCTATGACTCGCGCACCAGCGACTTCGAGTTCCGCGAGGGGCCGGTCTTCACCAACCTGCTGCTCGCCGACGAGATCAACCGGACCCCGCCCAAGACCCAGTCCTCGCTGCTGGAGGCGATGGAGGAGCGGCAGGTCACCGTCGATGGGACTGGGCGGCAGCTGCCCGACCCGTTCCTGGTCGCCGCGACCCAGAACCCGGTGGAGTATGAGGGCACCTATCCGCTGCCCGAGGCACAGCTCGACCGCTTCCTGCTCAAGGTGGTGCTGCCGATCCCGCCGCGCGAGGACGAGATGCAGGTGCTGCACCGCCACGCCGCAGGCTTCAACCCCCGTGACCTCGCCGGGGCCGGTGTCCGTCCGGTGGCCGGACCGGCCGACCTGCGCGCCGGCTCGGCGGCGCTGCGCACCGTGCAGGTGGCGCCGGAGATCATCGCCTACATCGTCGACATCGCGCGGGCGACCCGGCAGTCGCCCTCGCTGCAGCTGGGCGTCAGCCCGCGTGGCGCCACGGCGCTGATGAGCACCAGCCGGGCCTGGGCCTGGCTCAACGGGCGCTCGTTCGTGACGCCCGATGATGTCAAGGCACTGGCGCACGGCACCCTCGGCCACCGGCTCGCGCTGCGCCCGGAGGCCGAGCTCGAGGGTGTGTCGGTCACCTCGGTGCTGGACAGTGCCCTGAACTCCGTGCCGGTCCCCCGCTGAGGCCCCGTATGCCGTTGCGCACGTCTCCCACCCAGGTCGCCCCATGACGGTGCTCCCCTCCCCCAGCGAGGCGACCCGATGGCGCTGAGCTGGCGAGCAGTGGTGCTGGTCCTGCTGGGGCTGGTGCCGATCCTGCAGTGGCCGTCCCTGTCGACGGTCCGCTGGTGGCTGCTCGCGTGCCTGGTCATCATCGGTCTGGACCTGCTGCTGGCACCCTCCCCACAGAAGTTGGGCTGGTCTCGCTCGCCGGACCAGCAGGTGCGCCTGGGCGAGCCCGCCACCTCGACCCTGACGGTCACCAACCCGACCCGGCGCCGCATGCGCGGTCAGGTGCGTGACGCCTGGGTGCCGTCGGCGGGGGCGGCGACCGATCGGCATACCCTCGCCGTGCCTGGTGGCGAGCGCCGACGGATGACCACCCAGCTCCTGCCGACCCGCCGGGGCGATCGTCGGACCGACCGGGTGACCGTGCGCGTGTGGGGTCCGTTGGGGATCGCCGCGCGCCAGCGGTCGGTGCGGGTGCCGGGGTCGGTGCGGGCGCTGCCACCGTTCCACTCCCGCAAGCACCTGCCGAGCCGGCTGGCTCAGCTGCGCCAGCTCGACGGCCGCTCGGCGGTGCGGACCCGCGGACAGGGCACGGAGTTCGACTCGCTGCGGGACTATGTCGAGGGCGATGACGTGCGCTCGATCGACTGGCGCGCCACGGCCCGCCGACAGCATGTCGTGGTGCGCACCTGGCAGCCGGAGCGGGACCGGCGGGTGATCCTGGTGCTGGACACCTCCCGCACCAGCGCTGCCAGGATCGACGACCAGCCACGCCTGGATGCCGCGATGGACGCCGCCCTGCTGCTGGCCGCCCTCGCCTCCCGGGCTGGTGACCGGATCGATCTGATCGCCGGTGACCGGCGGGTCCGGGGACGCGTTGCTCCCAACACTGACCGCAAGGCGCTGCTGCACCAGCTGGTCACCACGATGGCGCCGATCGAGCCCGTGCTGGTCGAGGCCGACTGGACGATGTTGGCGGGCAAGGTCACCGGGTTGACCCGTCGGCGAGCGCTGGTGGTGCTGCTCACGGCCCTCGAGCCGGCCGCCATCGAGGAGGGGCTGCTCCCGGTCCTGCCCGCCCTGACCGCCCACCACCGGGTGGTCGTCGCATCCGTCGCCGACCCCGAGCTCGGTCGCATGCGCGCTGACCTCGGTGATCTCGAGGCCGTCTATGACGCTGCAGCGGCCGAGCGGACAGTCTCCCTGCGTCAGCGCACAGCAGATGCCCTCGAGCGCATGGGCGTGCACGTGATCGAGGCCGATCCAGAGCAGCTGCCACCGCAACTGGCGGATCACTACCTGGCGCTGAAGGCCCAGGGCCTGCTCTGAGGCTCGTCGGCGTGCGCGCCGGGACGAGACTGCGACAAGAAGCTGGAGATCGCAGATCCAGGCGTACGATCCTGCTTCGTGACAACTGCCGGCAGGGCTGGTCGTGGCGCGACCGCCTCCCTGATGCTGGGCGCCCTCGGTGTCGTCTTCGGCGACATCGGCACCAGCCCCCTCTATGCCCTCCAGACCGTCTTCGCCCTCGATGACGGGATCGTCCAACCGACCACGGCCAACGTCTTCGGGGTCGTCTCCCTCGTGTTCTGGTCGATCACCCTGATCGTCTCGGCCAAGTACCTGGGCTTCATCCTGCGCGCCGACAACGACGGCGAGGGCGGTGTCATGGCGCTGGCCCACCTGGCCGCTCGCCGCGTCCGGGTCGGCAGCAGAGCCCACGCCCTCATCCTCATTCTCGGCGTCTTCGGTGGCTCGCTCTTCTTCGGGGACAGCCTGATCACCCCCGCGATCTCGGTGCTTTCCGCGGTCGAGGGCCTCGACATTGCCGTGCCCGGCACCGAGCGTCTGGTCGTGCCGATCGCGGCCACCGTGATCGCCCTGTTGTTCGCCGTCCAGCGGTTCGGGACCCACCGCGTCGGCCCCCTGTTCGGACCGGTCATGGTGCTGTGGTTCCTCACCCTCGGCGTCCTCGGCCTGGTCCACGTGGTCGCCGACCCGGCCGTGCTGACGGCCCTGTCACCGCACCACGCCGTCACCTTCTTCGTGCGCAACCCGGGCGTCGCCTTCGTGGCGATGGGCGCCAGCGTCCTGGCCATCACCGGCGCCGAGGCGCTCTATGCCGACCTGGGTCACTTCGGCCGGGTGCCGATCATGTGGGCCTGGTTCGCGCTGGCCTTCCCGTGCCTGACGCTGAACTACCTCGGCCAGGCCCAACTGATCATGCGCGACACCCACGAGATCGCCAGCCCGTTCTTCCACCTCGCGCCGGACTGGGCGCAACTGCCGTTGGTGGTGCTGGCCACCATGGCCACGATCATCGCCAGCCAGGCCGTCATCTCCGGCGCCTTCTCCGTGGCCCGCCAGGCCGAACGTCTCGGCTTCCTGCCCCGCCTGACCGTCCGACAGACCAGCGATCAGGAGGGCGGGCAGATCTACATCCCCAGCGTCAACTGGCTGCTCTTCGCCGGGGTGCTCGGCCTGCTGCTGATCTTCCGCAGCTCCGAGAGGCTCGCGACGGCATACGGCGTGGCAGTGACCACTGACCTGATGCTCACCTCGACCCTGTTCTGTGTGTATGCCGTCACGGCCCTCCGGTGGCGCTGGCCCCAGGTCGCCCTGTTCGTGGCCGCCTTCAGCGTCCTGGAGGTCGCCTACTTCTCGGCCAACATCGCCAAGGTGCTGCACGGTGGCTGGCTGCCCCTGGCGGTGGCCCTCGGCGTGGCCACCCTGATGTCGACCTGGTCCCGGGGCCGGGAGCTGGTCACCGCCCGGCGGGAGAAGCTGGAGGGGCCGCTGGTCGACTTCCTGGAGCAGATCCACGACGACTCCAAGATCCTGCGCGTGCCAGGGACCGCGATCTTCCTGCACCCCAGCAAGGCGACCACACCGCTGGCACTGCGCGAGAACGTCCAGTTCAACCATGTCGTGCACGATGACGTCTTCATCGTGTCCACGCAGAGTCTCAACGTCCCCCACGTCCCCGACGACGAGCGGGTGATCGTTGACGACCTGGGCGACCCCTACGACCACATCACCCACATCACGCTGCGCTATGGCTTCTCCGACCACCAGGACGTGCCCGCCGGGCTGGCCGTGGCGCGCGATGAGGGACTGGGGATCGACCTGGACAAAGCGACCTATTTCCTGTCCCGGATTGCCCTGCGCCCCAGCGACCGCCCCGGCATGGGGCCCGTCCGCAAGCGGGTGTTTGTGGCGCTCGCCCGCAACGCGGCCGACCCCACGGAGTACTTCCGCCTGCCGGTCGCCCAGACCGTGATCACCGGCGCCCGCGTCAACTTCTGACCCGGCTCCCTCTGACACAGTGGTGAGCATGGAGACCTTCCTGCCCATCGCTCACCGGGAGTTGCTGACCGCCCGATCGCAGTGAGTTCTGGCGCCAGGGATGGTCTGTCTAGCCATGGCACCAACAACTCCCGCCCTTGAGCGTGTGGCCGCGGCCGTGGACGCTGCCCTGACGCCCCTCGTGCGCGACGGCGGTCCACCAGGACTGACCTGGGGAGTCGACCTCGGCGGCGAGCGCCTGATCAGGGCTCTCGGGCACCGTGACCTGGACGCCACCTTGCCGGTCGCGGAGGACACGATCTATCGGATCAGCTCCCTGACCAAGCCGGTGACGGCGGTGGCTGCCCTGACCTTGATCGAGGATGGGCAGCTGGCCCTGGACCAGCCGGTCGCGGACCTGCTGCCCGAGCTCGCGGATCCACGGGCCCTGGTCCGCCCCGACAGCCCGCTCACGGAGACCGTGCCAGCACGCCGGGCTATCACGGTCGAGGACCTGCTGACCTTCCGCCTCGGGCACGGCATGGACTTCGCCACGATGGGTGCGCCGAACCCCCTGGACGACCAGCTGGCCACCCTCGGTCTCGGGATGGGACCACCGGCCCCGCAGCGGCACCTGCCTGCCGATGAGTGGCTTGCTGCCCTGGGCAGTGTGCCCCTGCGGTGCCAACCCGGGGAGCGCTGGCTCTACAACACCGGCGCCGAGCTGCTCGGGGTCCTGCTCTCCCGGGTCACCGGGGTGTCCCTGGGTGACGTGCTGCACCGGCAGGTCCTCGATCCGCTCGGCATGCCGGACACCCGCTTTTCGGTGCCTGCCCCGTCGCTGGGTCGGTGGGGTCCGTGCTTCAACGCCGCAGATCCGGACGGCACGCCCGCCGGTCAGCTCGACCTGTTCGACCCGGCGGACGGTCAGTGGAGCAGCCCTCCCCCGTTCGAGGGCGGGGACGCAGGGCTCGTGTCGACAGCCAAGGACTATCTGACGTTTGCGGCCATGCTGCGCGACGGTGGATCGGTGGGCAGCACCCACGTCCTCTCCAGCGAGAGGGTCGAGGCGATGACCACCAACCAGCTCTCCACGGATCAACTGCGCGCTGGCGGCCCGTCACCCGATGGCAGCACCGGGTGGGGTCTTGGCGTCGGGGTGGCCCTCGGTGACCCGACCTCGAGCGTCGTCGGCAGTTATGGCTGGGACGGTGGCCTCGGATCGGCGTGGCGCAATGACACCGCACGCGGACTCTCTGCGGTCCTGCTCACCAACCAGTCCTGGATGTCCCCGACCCCACCAGCCGTGACGGAGTCGTTCTGGTCGGTCCTGGCCGCGCAGGTGCCACTCGACGACTGACCTGCGGCGGGGCTCGGCTCAGCCGAGGGTTCGAACAGTTTCGCCATGTCCTTATGTCTCTATCTTTGAGACAAGATCGCCTCAAAGACTCCACTGCCTGACTGAGCAGCCTCGGTCGGGTCCGGCACCGGTCCGGGGCTGAGCTACAGCTCGGCCAGGCCACGCAGCCAGCGCTCCACGCCCGCCGGGGAGCTGAGCCGCACCACCGTCAGGTGCGGGTGTTGCGCCTCGGTCGCCGGCACCCTGGCCCGGAGTTTGTTGCGCCCTCGGATCGCCCACCGGACCACATGCTCCCGGTCGGTGAGCACGGTCCACAGCGGGGGCTCCACGTTGCCGTTCCAGAGCACCTCGCGCCGCAGCCGCCGCCGGGCGGTGCGTCGCGTCAACCGGCCCAGCGTGATCGGAAAGGGCAGATCCAACCAGACCAGAAGGTCAGCCCGGGCCGTGAGGATCGGCCGAGCCTCGGCATACTGCCACTCCGTGACCCACATCCCACCCGAGGCCAGCTCCGCGACGTCGCCGAGGAACTCCGGGCGAGGTGTCCAGCTGGGCCCGTGGTGCAGACCGTCGAGCTCGGTGTGCGGGACACCGAGGGCCACACCGATGCGCCCAGCCAGGGTGGTCTTGCCGCTCCCGCTGACCCCGGCCACGAGGATCCGTCGCGGCGGCGCCACGAGGGGGTCGTCGGCGGTGAGCACCGCACGAGTCTAGGACCCCGATCGAGCCCGATCCGCTCGTGCCGTGAGTGCGTGCAGCGACCCCAGCGGGGCGGTGAGTGCACTCACGAGCCGGCGTCTGTGACGACTCAACCCGCGGTGGGCGCCGACTGCTCCACGAGCGACTCGTCCACATCACCAGTGATGCCCCGGCGCACTGCGGAGCGCCCGAGCGTGAAGACATACAGCACGAACAGGCCCAGGGCTAGGACTCCGATGCCGACTCGGGCCCAGGTCGGCAGCGGGGAGGGCGTGACAAAGGCCTCGATCAGACCCGACACCAGCAGGACGACGATCAGCCCGAGGGAGACACCCGCGGCCGTGCGCCCCTCGTGCGCGAGGTTGGACAGGCGGGTCCGCGCCCCGGGGGCCACCCACGCCCAGAACAGCCGCAGCCCAACGCCCCCCGCGACGAACACGGCCGTCAGCTCGAGCAGCCCGTGCGGGGTGATCAGGCCCCAGAAGACGTCGGCCCGGCCGTGCTGGTGCATCAGTGAGCCGGTCACCGCGACGTTGGCCACGTTCTGCCAGAGGACATAGATCACCGGCAGCCCGAGCACCCCGAAGACGATGCACTGCGCCGCGACCCACACGTTGTTGACCCACACCTGCGTGGCGAAACTGCTGGCGGCGTTCTCCGAGTAGTAGGACGCGAAGTCGCTCTCCACCAGCTGGGCGACCTCCGCCGGCGAGATCAGGGTGTTCTCGACAACGGGGTTGTAGTAGAGCCAGGTCCCCAGCGCAAACCCCACCACCACGTTGATCAGCGCCGTCAGGATCCACCAGCGCCGCAACCGATACAGCGCCGCCGGGAA contains the following coding sequences:
- a CDS encoding DUF58 domain-containing protein: MALSWRAVVLVLLGLVPILQWPSLSTVRWWLLACLVIIGLDLLLAPSPQKLGWSRSPDQQVRLGEPATSTLTVTNPTRRRMRGQVRDAWVPSAGAATDRHTLAVPGGERRRMTTQLLPTRRGDRRTDRVTVRVWGPLGIAARQRSVRVPGSVRALPPFHSRKHLPSRLAQLRQLDGRSAVRTRGQGTEFDSLRDYVEGDDVRSIDWRATARRQHVVVRTWQPERDRRVILVLDTSRTSAARIDDQPRLDAAMDAALLLAALASRAGDRIDLIAGDRRVRGRVAPNTDRKALLHQLVTTMAPIEPVLVEADWTMLAGKVTGLTRRRALVVLLTALEPAAIEEGLLPVLPALTAHHRVVVASVADPELGRMRADLGDLEAVYDAAAAERTVSLRQRTADALERMGVHVIEADPEQLPPQLADHYLALKAQGLL
- a CDS encoding potassium transporter Kup; the protein is MTTAGRAGRGATASLMLGALGVVFGDIGTSPLYALQTVFALDDGIVQPTTANVFGVVSLVFWSITLIVSAKYLGFILRADNDGEGGVMALAHLAARRVRVGSRAHALILILGVFGGSLFFGDSLITPAISVLSAVEGLDIAVPGTERLVVPIAATVIALLFAVQRFGTHRVGPLFGPVMVLWFLTLGVLGLVHVVADPAVLTALSPHHAVTFFVRNPGVAFVAMGASVLAITGAEALYADLGHFGRVPIMWAWFALAFPCLTLNYLGQAQLIMRDTHEIASPFFHLAPDWAQLPLVVLATMATIIASQAVISGAFSVARQAERLGFLPRLTVRQTSDQEGGQIYIPSVNWLLFAGVLGLLLIFRSSERLATAYGVAVTTDLMLTSTLFCVYAVTALRWRWPQVALFVAAFSVLEVAYFSANIAKVLHGGWLPLAVALGVATLMSTWSRGRELVTARREKLEGPLVDFLEQIHDDSKILRVPGTAIFLHPSKATTPLALRENVQFNHVVHDDVFIVSTQSLNVPHVPDDERVIVDDLGDPYDHITHITLRYGFSDHQDVPAGLAVARDEGLGIDLDKATYFLSRIALRPSDRPGMGPVRKRVFVALARNAADPTEYFRLPVAQTVITGARVNF
- a CDS encoding serine hydrolase domain-containing protein gives rise to the protein MAPTTPALERVAAAVDAALTPLVRDGGPPGLTWGVDLGGERLIRALGHRDLDATLPVAEDTIYRISSLTKPVTAVAALTLIEDGQLALDQPVADLLPELADPRALVRPDSPLTETVPARRAITVEDLLTFRLGHGMDFATMGAPNPLDDQLATLGLGMGPPAPQRHLPADEWLAALGSVPLRCQPGERWLYNTGAELLGVLLSRVTGVSLGDVLHRQVLDPLGMPDTRFSVPAPSLGRWGPCFNAADPDGTPAGQLDLFDPADGQWSSPPPFEGGDAGLVSTAKDYLTFAAMLRDGGSVGSTHVLSSERVEAMTTNQLSTDQLRAGGPSPDGSTGWGLGVGVALGDPTSSVVGSYGWDGGLGSAWRNDTARGLSAVLLTNQSWMSPTPPAVTESFWSVLAAQVPLDD
- a CDS encoding AAA family ATPase, which gives rise to MLTADDPLVAPPRRILVAGVSGSGKTTLAGRIGVALGVPHTELDGLHHGPSWTPRPEFLGDVAELASGGMWVTEWQYAEARPILTARADLLVWLDLPFPITLGRLTRRTARRRLRREVLWNGNVEPPLWTVLTDREHVVRWAIRGRNKLRARVPATEAQHPHLTVVRLSSPAGVERWLRGLAEL
- a CDS encoding stage II sporulation protein M; this translates as MDLDALVTRRRPGWDRLAALSKQRRLSGVESDELLDGYQRVATDLSTVRSTAPDPSLVTHLSGLLAGARLKSSGTRTFSWSMVGRFFVEDFPAALYRLRRWWILTALINVVVGFALGTWLYYNPVVENTLISPAEVAQLVESDFASYYSENAASSFATQVWVNNVWVAAQCIVFGVLGLPVIYVLWQNVANVAVTGSLMHQHGRADVFWGLITPHGLLELTAVFVAGGVGLRLFWAWVAPGARTRLSNLAHEGRTAAGVSLGLIVVLLVSGLIEAFVTPSPLPTWARVGIGVLALGLFVLYVFTLGRSAVRRGITGDVDESLVEQSAPTAG